One genomic segment of Homo sapiens chromosome 14, GRCh38.p14 Primary Assembly includes these proteins:
- the HNRNPC gene encoding heterogeneous nuclear ribonucleoproteins C1/C2 isoform X2: MASNVTNKTDPRSMNSRVFIGNLNTLVVKKSDVEAIFSKYGKIVGCSVHKGFAFVQYVNERNARAAVAGEDGRMIAGQVLDINLAAEPKVNRGKAGVKRSAAEMYGSSFDLDYDFQRDYYDRMYSYPARVPPPPPIARAVVPSKRQRVSGNTSRRGKSGFNSKSGQRGSSKSGKLKGDDLQAIKKELTQIKQKVDSLLENLEKIEKEQSKQAVEMKNDKSEEEQSSSSVKKDETNVKMESEGGADDSAEEGDLLDDDDNEDRGDDQLELIKDDEKEAEEGEDDRDSANGEDDS; the protein is encoded by the exons ATGGCCAGCAACGTTACCAACAAGACAGATCCTCGCTCCATGAACTCCCGTGTATTCATTGGGAATCTCAACACTCTTGTGGTCAAGAAATCTGATGTGGAGGCAATCTTTTCGAAGTATGGCAAAATTGTGGGCTGCTCTGTTCATAAGGGCTTTGCCTTCGTTCAGTATGTTAATGAGAGAAATGCCCGGGCTGCTGTAGCAGGAGAGGATGGCAGAATGATTGCTGGCCAGGTTTTAG atattaACCTGGCTGCAGAGCCAAAAGTGAACCGAGGAAAAGCAGGTGTGAAACGATCTGCAGCGGAGATGTACGG ctccTCTTTTGACTTGGACTATGACTTTCAACGGGACTATTATGATAG GATGTACAGTTACCCAGCACGtgtacctcctcctcctcctattgCTCGGGCTGTAGTGCCCTCGAAACGTCAGCGTGTATCAGGAAACACTTCACGAAGGGGCAAAAGTGGCTTCAATTCTAAGAGTGGACAGCGGGGATCTTCCAAGTCTGGAAAgt TGAAAGGAGATGACCTTCAGGCCATTAAGAAGGAGCTGACccagataaaacaaaaagtggATTCTCTCCTGGAAAACctggaaaaaattgaaaaggaacaGAGCAAACAAGCAG TAGAGATGAAGAATGATAAGTCAGAAGAGGAGCAGAGCAGCAGCTCCGTGAAGAAAGATGAGACTAATGTGAAGATGGAGTCTGAGGGGGGTGCAGATGACTCTGCTGAGGAGGGGGACCTActggatgatgatgataatgaagaTCGGGGGGATGACCAG CTGGAGTTGATCAAGGATGATGaaaaagaggctgaggaaggagaggatgacaGAGACAGCGCCAATGGCGAGGATGACTCTTAA
- the HNRNPC gene encoding heterogeneous nuclear ribonucleoproteins C1/C2 isoform X1, which produces MASNVTNKTDPRSMNSRVFIGNLNTLVVKKSDVEAIFSKYGKIVGCSVHKGFAFVQYVNERNARAAVAGEDGRMIAGQVLDINLAAEPKVNRGKAGVKRSAAEMYGSVTEHPSPSPLLSSSFDLDYDFQRDYYDRMYSYPARVPPPPPIARAVVPSKRQRVSGNTSRRGKSGFNSKSGQRGSSKSGKLKGDDLQAIKKELTQIKQKVDSLLENLEKIEKEQSKQAVEMKNDKSEEEQSSSSVKKDETNVKMESEGGADDSAEEGDLLDDDDNEDRGDDQLELIKDDEKEAEEGEDDRDSANGEDDS; this is translated from the exons ATGGCCAGCAACGTTACCAACAAGACAGATCCTCGCTCCATGAACTCCCGTGTATTCATTGGGAATCTCAACACTCTTGTGGTCAAGAAATCTGATGTGGAGGCAATCTTTTCGAAGTATGGCAAAATTGTGGGCTGCTCTGTTCATAAGGGCTTTGCCTTCGTTCAGTATGTTAATGAGAGAAATGCCCGGGCTGCTGTAGCAGGAGAGGATGGCAGAATGATTGCTGGCCAGGTTTTAG atattaACCTGGCTGCAGAGCCAAAAGTGAACCGAGGAAAAGCAGGTGTGAAACGATCTGCAGCGGAGATGTACGGGTCAGTAACAGAACACCCTTCTCCGTCCCCTCTACTCAG ctccTCTTTTGACTTGGACTATGACTTTCAACGGGACTATTATGATAG GATGTACAGTTACCCAGCACGtgtacctcctcctcctcctattgCTCGGGCTGTAGTGCCCTCGAAACGTCAGCGTGTATCAGGAAACACTTCACGAAGGGGCAAAAGTGGCTTCAATTCTAAGAGTGGACAGCGGGGATCTTCCAAGTCTGGAAAgt TGAAAGGAGATGACCTTCAGGCCATTAAGAAGGAGCTGACccagataaaacaaaaagtggATTCTCTCCTGGAAAACctggaaaaaattgaaaaggaacaGAGCAAACAAGCAG TAGAGATGAAGAATGATAAGTCAGAAGAGGAGCAGAGCAGCAGCTCCGTGAAGAAAGATGAGACTAATGTGAAGATGGAGTCTGAGGGGGGTGCAGATGACTCTGCTGAGGAGGGGGACCTActggatgatgatgataatgaagaTCGGGGGGATGACCAG CTGGAGTTGATCAAGGATGATGaaaaagaggctgaggaaggagaggatgacaGAGACAGCGCCAATGGCGAGGATGACTCTTAA